A region from the Bactrocera dorsalis isolate Fly_Bdor chromosome 1, ASM2337382v1, whole genome shotgun sequence genome encodes:
- the LOC125775583 gene encoding uncharacterized protein LOC125775583, with protein sequence MDQGIIQNLKQHYRKRIVMKVLAHMEEPTPTTVSLLDEIRDLSKTWNLGVKPQTISNCFRKPGFAKGELMQNATTDDWDEEDDLPLSELKQIWTTYRTAMGTDNVSFDDYVDIDDGVQTMGFPTDDILDSVMENLVPSGKDLEEEVSSES encoded by the coding sequence ATGGACCAAGGGATTATTCAAAATCTCAAGCAACATTATAGAAAACGAATTGTGATGAAAGTTTTGGCCCATATGGAAGAACCAACTCCTACGACTGTGTCGTTACTTGACGAAATCAGGGATCTAAGCAAAACCTGGAATTTGGGTGTAAAACCACAAACAATCAGCAATTGTTTTAGAAAGCCTGGTTTTGCTAAAGGTGAGTTAATGCAGAATGCTACTACGGATGACTGGGATGAAGAAGACGATCTTCCATTGTCTGAATTGAAACAAATTTGGACCACATATCGAACGGCAATGGGAACCGATAATGTGTCTTTTGATGATTACGTCGATATTGACGATGGTGTGCAAACAATGGGATTCCCAACAGATGACATTTTAGATAGCGTCATGGAAAATCTAGTTCCT